A single Phoenix dactylifera cultivar Barhee BC4 chromosome 1, palm_55x_up_171113_PBpolish2nd_filt_p, whole genome shotgun sequence DNA region contains:
- the LOC103700167 gene encoding uncharacterized protein LOC103700167: protein MAAKPEESLAVPAVIPFAAARDPVVEFSGEEGEEEKEGEAREVKRRRTCPPAALQKIYSPPRRPPAAVEEEEEGEDEESRGSGRGGFSFSFDTRGIAPIETTPKFGSFNCSADLGAAQEGEEKAKNGKEEGGEVKSEGETAS from the coding sequence ATGGCGGCGAAGCCGGAGGAATCCCTGGCGGTCCCGGCCGTCATTCCCTTTGCTGCCGCCCGAGATCCGGTGGTGGAGTTTTCCggcgaggagggggaggaggagaaagaaggagaagcacGGGAAGTGAAGCGGCGGAGGACGTGCCCACCGGCGGCTCTCCAGAAGATCTACTCGCCGCCGCGGCGGCCGCCGGcggcggtggaggaggaggaggagggggaggacgaGGAGTCCAGGGGTTCGgggcgaggaggattctcgttTTCGTTCGACACCAGGGGAATCGCGCCGATCGAGACGACGCCGAAGTTCGGATCGTTCAATTGCTCGGCGGATTTGGGAGCTGcgcaagagggagaggagaaggcGAAGAACGGAAAGGAGGAAGGCGGGGAGGTAAAAAGCGAGGGCGAAACAGCAAGCTGA